From one Halostagnicola larsenii XH-48 genomic stretch:
- a CDS encoding 2-phosphosulfolactate phosphatase — protein MDGLADSTLESQLLETIIPSRASLPADPAPGNYVVVDVAQFSTTVPELFANGAEYIYVTEQRGNEPEFKADHPRAKIGGGSGPDYEGEPGYDFFNSPSFVQNVDVDGRPTAMTSTNGGNAITDLRLAGGDDVDIYVGGLTNGRAVAEHLRESDRETYLVAAGSNGKPSPEDTVGTLVIAHHLHGITITDERREAFRQVVQFAKGPKYENKPQIKRTDLYEYTLAFDSRTVVPKLEGQRLYDITAADDDGEADGKAETY, from the coding sequence ATGGACGGACTTGCGGATAGCACGCTGGAATCGCAACTGCTCGAAACGATTATTCCCTCGCGCGCGTCGTTGCCAGCCGACCCGGCACCGGGCAACTACGTGGTCGTCGACGTCGCTCAGTTTTCGACCACCGTTCCCGAACTGTTCGCCAACGGTGCGGAGTACATCTACGTTACCGAACAACGGGGGAACGAACCCGAATTCAAAGCGGACCATCCTCGAGCGAAGATCGGCGGCGGCTCCGGCCCCGATTACGAGGGAGAACCTGGATACGATTTCTTCAACTCACCGAGTTTTGTCCAGAACGTGGATGTCGACGGACGCCCGACGGCGATGACGTCGACGAACGGCGGGAATGCGATCACCGACCTTCGACTCGCCGGCGGCGACGATGTAGACATCTACGTCGGCGGCCTGACCAACGGCAGGGCCGTCGCCGAGCACCTTCGGGAGAGCGACCGCGAGACGTACCTCGTCGCCGCCGGATCGAACGGGAAACCCTCGCCCGAAGATACCGTCGGCACGCTGGTCATCGCTCATCACCTCCACGGGATCACGATCACGGACGAACGGCGGGAAGCCTTCCGACAGGTCGTTCAGTTCGCCAAGGGGCCGAAGTACGAGAACAAACCCCAGATCAAACGAACCGACCTCTACGAGTACACCCTCGCGTTCGATAGCCGCACCGTCGTGCCGAAACTCGAGGGCCAGCGCCTCTACGATATTACCGCGGCGGACGACGACGGTGAAGCCGACGGAAAAGCGGAGACGTATTGA
- a CDS encoding DUF892 family protein — protein MSTDTIHDLFEHGLEDIYHAEHELLEALEDLEEHTEDEEIAQAFADHRQETEGQIDRLEQVFEEFGEPPEKEECEGIEGLIEEYEGFLETDPEQHVLDYHSMAAAEKTEHYEIAAYGNLLPLADQLGLDDAADMLEENLREEQDALEKLKTLTENYDIESIPAQ, from the coding sequence ATGAGCACTGACACCATCCACGATCTGTTCGAACACGGCCTCGAGGACATCTACCACGCCGAACACGAACTTCTCGAGGCGCTCGAGGACCTCGAAGAACACACCGAAGACGAGGAGATCGCACAGGCCTTTGCCGACCACCGACAGGAGACCGAAGGGCAGATCGACCGGCTCGAGCAGGTCTTCGAGGAGTTCGGCGAGCCGCCCGAGAAAGAAGAGTGCGAGGGCATCGAGGGCTTGATCGAAGAGTACGAGGGGTTCCTCGAGACCGACCCCGAACAGCACGTCCTCGACTATCACAGCATGGCCGCAGCGGAGAAAACGGAACACTACGAAATCGCCGCCTACGGGAACCTCCTTCCGCTGGCCGACCAGCTCGGGCTGGACGATGCTGCGGACATGCTCGAGGAAAACCTCCGCGAGGAACAAGATGCGCTCGAGAAACTGAAAACGCTGACCGAAAACTACGATATCGAATCGATTCCGGCCCAGTGA
- a CDS encoding energy-coupling factor transporter transmembrane component T family protein: MSYLDGLRDAASVDAIKSDLLRTAYENEGSFLHRLDPRVLLLWYFVFLFIPWLFYDIGVLLGLLAFVSVLAVLSRVSLFLVAVMAFSVASTLASYAVVTAFTGDAIGAIQALIPFTLKLTIISVASLAVFSSMGPKTLARGLTSLGIPRQFTFLITYGYRMLPVLFEEYHDLVNAYRLRSVAPDSPGRLRWRHYAYLLKLSMRAFYPMIFNVAKRSRVTVEAMETRGFSHSLHDEASKKLQLADLRIRPSDIVFFGGSLTIVAAMAFVL, from the coding sequence ATGAGCTATCTGGACGGACTCCGAGACGCCGCGTCGGTCGACGCGATCAAGAGCGACTTGCTCCGAACGGCCTACGAAAACGAGGGATCGTTTCTGCATCGGCTCGACCCGCGCGTACTGCTACTGTGGTACTTCGTCTTCCTGTTCATCCCGTGGCTGTTCTACGACATCGGCGTGTTGCTGGGCCTGTTAGCGTTCGTCTCAGTGCTTGCAGTGCTCTCGCGCGTGAGTCTCTTTCTCGTCGCGGTGATGGCGTTCAGCGTGGCCTCGACGCTCGCCTCGTACGCAGTCGTGACCGCTTTTACCGGCGATGCGATCGGGGCAATTCAGGCGCTAATCCCGTTTACGCTGAAGCTGACAATCATTTCAGTCGCCAGCCTCGCGGTCTTCTCGAGTATGGGTCCGAAGACGCTCGCCCGGGGGCTCACCAGTCTCGGCATCCCGCGCCAGTTCACCTTTCTCATCACGTACGGCTACCGAATGCTACCGGTATTGTTCGAGGAGTATCACGACCTGGTGAACGCCTACCGGTTGCGAAGCGTCGCACCGGACTCGCCGGGACGGTTGCGCTGGCGTCATTACGCCTACCTGTTGAAACTCTCGATGCGGGCGTTCTACCCCATGATATTCAACGTCGCAAAACGCAGCCGAGTCACGGTTGAAGCCATGGAAACCAGGGGGTTCTCTCACTCGCTCCACGACGAGGCGAGCAAAAAACTCCAACTGGCAGACCTCCGGATTCGACCCAGCGACATCGTCTTTTTCGGCGGTTCGTTGACCATCGTCGCCGCGATGGCCTTCGTTCTGTAG
- a CDS encoding SHOCT domain-containing protein yields the protein MERTSLLERVSEHIAEVIGLLSMGVAVVGATLGIEWVLLVGAIGFIVGMPLAFLLEPDTETTAERTGEADGDSQQQDDPIDALKTAYANGTIAEEEFEQKVSRLLESEDADLADEAGVRTREPSTVEGTDRGTDTDRLEHGRLDREST from the coding sequence ATGGAACGGACATCCCTGCTCGAGCGCGTTTCCGAGCACATCGCCGAAGTAATCGGCCTCCTATCGATGGGAGTGGCGGTCGTCGGCGCAACGCTCGGAATCGAGTGGGTCCTGCTCGTCGGTGCCATCGGGTTCATCGTCGGGATGCCCCTCGCGTTCCTCCTCGAGCCCGACACCGAGACGACGGCGGAGCGGACTGGCGAAGCCGACGGTGACAGCCAGCAACAGGACGATCCGATAGACGCCCTCAAAACAGCATACGCGAATGGGACGATCGCCGAGGAAGAATTCGAGCAGAAAGTGAGTCGACTTCTCGAGAGTGAGGACGCCGATCTGGCCGATGAGGCTGGCGTGAGGACTCGAGAACCATCCACAGTCGAAGGGACGGACCGCGGGACGGACACCGACCGGCTCGAGCACGGACGCCTCGATCGCGAGTCGACGTGA
- a CDS encoding ABC transporter ATP-binding protein → MKSTNPSTDASIVVDGLSFRYPGAESAVLANVDLEIEAGEFVAVVGGNGSGKTTLCKSFNGIIPHFYEGEMTGAVTVADLDVSNSSVSELSQHVGYVFQEFDNQLVNPTVFEEVAFAPINYGLEDYRERVHRTLDLLDLDGLEDRFVWELSGGQKHLVALAASLSLDPEILVVDEPAAQLDPVNARETYDQLARLNEDLGKTVVAIEHQTEFIAEYCEYVVLVESGAVRWKLPVEEALNRLDDLRSQDVHPPQVTRIAERVFEDEDRLPTTLRAGTTRFGERVSETEIRTDETTGTESPTYDTDPVISFEDVSHSYQTLRSGTRDVLDELSLELYPDERVVLLGSNGAGKSTLLQLITGLETPDAGTVTVDGVETETVLPEQLAEDVVYVHQNPEEMFIDDAVRADIAHYLEDRGNPDADERVDEVIDFLDLEAVADRDGRLLSVGQQRRASLAIGLATEPSIVLLDEPTGSLDLASREEVGRTIDRAGSRVETVIIATHDLELAAAWATRVVVLDDGDIIADGPPGTVFADLDVLERANLRPPQVVRLGNELGLDPAPLTVETFVERLEAADKSSSPTEVTR, encoded by the coding sequence ATGAAATCGACGAACCCATCCACCGACGCCAGTATCGTCGTCGACGGTCTCTCGTTTCGCTATCCCGGAGCCGAGAGCGCCGTCCTCGCAAACGTCGATCTCGAGATCGAAGCCGGGGAGTTCGTCGCCGTCGTCGGCGGGAACGGCTCAGGAAAGACGACACTGTGTAAGTCATTCAACGGAATCATCCCACACTTCTACGAGGGGGAAATGACGGGGGCGGTCACAGTCGCAGATCTCGACGTGTCGAACAGTTCAGTGTCAGAACTGTCTCAACACGTCGGCTACGTCTTTCAGGAGTTCGACAATCAACTCGTCAATCCGACGGTGTTCGAGGAGGTGGCGTTTGCGCCGATAAATTACGGCTTGGAGGACTATCGAGAACGGGTCCATCGAACGCTCGATCTACTCGATCTCGACGGGCTCGAAGACCGGTTCGTCTGGGAGCTGTCGGGAGGTCAGAAACACCTCGTTGCGCTCGCCGCGTCGCTCTCGCTCGACCCGGAGATTCTGGTCGTCGACGAACCCGCGGCACAGCTCGATCCGGTCAACGCTCGCGAGACGTACGATCAGCTCGCTCGACTCAACGAGGACCTGGGAAAGACCGTCGTCGCGATCGAACACCAGACGGAATTCATCGCGGAGTACTGCGAGTACGTGGTTCTCGTCGAAAGCGGTGCCGTCAGGTGGAAGCTCCCCGTCGAGGAGGCACTCAACCGGTTGGATGACCTGCGATCCCAGGACGTCCACCCGCCGCAGGTGACACGCATTGCCGAACGCGTGTTCGAAGACGAGGATAGGTTGCCGACGACGCTTCGAGCCGGGACAACCCGATTCGGAGAACGGGTCTCCGAGACGGAGATCCGAACGGACGAGACCACGGGGACGGAATCACCCACATACGACACCGATCCCGTCATCTCCTTCGAAGACGTCTCTCACTCCTACCAGACGCTCCGAAGCGGCACTCGAGACGTCCTCGATGAGCTGTCGCTCGAACTGTATCCTGACGAGCGGGTTGTACTCCTCGGGAGCAACGGCGCTGGAAAGTCGACGCTCCTACAGTTGATAACCGGCCTGGAAACGCCGGACGCGGGGACCGTCACCGTCGACGGCGTCGAGACCGAGACGGTACTTCCCGAACAGCTCGCAGAAGACGTCGTCTACGTCCACCAGAATCCGGAGGAGATGTTCATCGACGACGCGGTGCGAGCCGACATCGCCCACTACCTCGAGGACAGGGGTAATCCGGACGCGGACGAGCGCGTCGACGAAGTGATCGACTTCCTCGACCTCGAAGCGGTCGCGGACCGTGACGGGCGACTCCTCAGCGTCGGCCAGCAACGTCGCGCCTCGCTGGCAATCGGTTTGGCGACCGAACCCTCGATCGTTCTGCTGGACGAACCGACCGGCAGCCTCGACCTCGCGAGTCGCGAGGAGGTCGGCCGCACGATCGATCGAGCCGGATCGCGCGTCGAAACCGTGATCATCGCGACACACGACCTCGAACTCGCGGCGGCGTGGGCGACCCGCGTGGTCGTCCTCGACGACGGCGATATCATCGCTGACGGGCCACCCGGAACCGTCTTCGCGGATCTCGATGTCCTCGAGCGGGCGAACCTTCGCCCGCCACAGGTCGTCAGGCTCGGGAACGAACTCGGCCTCGATCCCGCACCGTTGACCGTCGAGACGTTCGTGGAACGACTCGAGGCCGCAGACAAATCGTCCTCACCGACGGAGGTGACGCGATGA
- a CDS encoding helix-turn-helix domain-containing protein, with the protein MRYATLALGGQDTQIAPVLDRFTRSDAVRIEFTRHIGPIEDGQHVVLVDLEGDLSAAEGLLADSSDIVQYDVTGANGRGVAYLRCRSIGLIGDLLSILYAHDIVLDWPIVHSQTADGKRYRFTVIGTESGIQRALARVPGEISVELEEIGSYETGPGQRERALTDRQEDLLERAVREGYYEVPRETTHRELARSLDLSVGTVSDRLQRIERRLITAYLD; encoded by the coding sequence GTGAGATACGCGACACTCGCTCTCGGGGGTCAAGATACACAGATCGCCCCGGTTTTGGATCGATTCACCCGTTCTGACGCCGTCCGTATCGAATTCACTCGTCACATTGGTCCGATCGAGGACGGACAGCACGTCGTCCTCGTCGACCTCGAGGGAGACCTCTCGGCTGCCGAGGGGTTGCTCGCCGACTCGAGCGATATCGTTCAGTACGACGTGACCGGCGCGAACGGACGCGGGGTCGCGTACCTGCGATGTCGGAGCATCGGATTGATCGGCGACCTGTTGTCGATCCTCTACGCACACGACATCGTCCTCGATTGGCCGATAGTTCACTCCCAAACAGCGGACGGGAAACGCTATCGGTTCACGGTGATCGGAACGGAATCGGGGATCCAACGGGCGCTCGCACGCGTCCCCGGCGAGATCTCGGTCGAACTCGAGGAAATCGGTTCCTACGAGACGGGACCGGGCCAACGCGAGAGGGCGCTGACCGACCGTCAAGAGGACCTCCTCGAGCGCGCCGTCAGAGAGGGCTACTACGAGGTGCCACGCGAGACGACCCATCGAGAACTCGCAAGGAGTCTCGATCTCTCCGTCGGAACGGTCAGCGATCGGCTCCAGCGGATCGAACGGCGCCTGATAACGGCCTATCTCGACTGA
- a CDS encoding cytochrome P450 has protein sequence MPNETRSGETPPGPRGLPVVGADPAMIRGGLDFRSRVAAEYGDVVHWDGVRGDVYQLNHPDDIEHVLVQNNQNYVKGENFQKILGPLTGNGILNSEGEEWRRNRHLVQPAFHPDRIEVYAEMMTDFTEEMCQRWSDGQRLLIHEDMMELTLQIVAKALFGADVEDHLEEISTAIDTFLPATSSLPNILLPEEVPLPSRRKMDNARETLDTIVEEIIRERRADPGDDVVSALLSAADEEGNALTDEQIHDEIITLLTAGHETTAVSLTYTTYLLSQHPKVERRLVEELEGRTPEMSDLAQLTYTEQVVKESMRLFPPVPAIVREAVSLDTVGGYEIPAGATVHMSQWVVHRDPRWYDDARTFRPERWTSEMESELPRLAYFPFAAGPRRCIGDRFAMLEARLLLATIYQHYHLELVSDRTLEVIPTVTSRPKEDVVMVAHER, from the coding sequence ATGCCTAACGAGACACGCTCAGGTGAAACGCCGCCCGGCCCGCGCGGACTGCCGGTCGTCGGTGCGGATCCGGCGATGATCCGCGGCGGCCTGGATTTCAGATCGCGAGTAGCCGCCGAGTACGGTGATGTCGTCCACTGGGACGGAGTTCGGGGAGACGTCTACCAGCTCAATCATCCAGACGACATCGAACACGTCCTGGTCCAGAACAATCAGAACTACGTGAAAGGCGAGAATTTTCAGAAGATTCTCGGCCCGCTGACCGGCAACGGCATCCTCAACAGCGAGGGCGAGGAGTGGCGGCGAAACCGCCACCTCGTTCAGCCGGCGTTCCATCCCGACCGAATCGAAGTCTACGCCGAGATGATGACCGACTTCACGGAGGAGATGTGCCAGCGGTGGTCCGACGGCCAACGGCTACTGATCCACGAGGACATGATGGAACTCACGCTTCAGATCGTCGCGAAAGCCCTCTTCGGTGCCGACGTCGAGGACCACCTCGAGGAAATCTCCACGGCTATCGATACGTTTCTCCCGGCAACCTCGAGTCTCCCGAACATCCTCCTCCCGGAAGAAGTTCCGCTTCCCTCGCGGAGAAAGATGGACAACGCGCGCGAAACGCTCGATACGATCGTCGAGGAAATTATCCGAGAACGACGAGCGGACCCCGGCGACGATGTCGTCTCGGCGCTTCTCTCGGCGGCCGACGAGGAGGGGAACGCGCTCACCGACGAGCAGATTCACGACGAGATTATCACCCTCCTGACCGCCGGTCACGAGACGACGGCGGTCTCGCTGACCTACACGACGTATCTCCTCTCGCAACATCCGAAGGTCGAACGGCGACTCGTCGAGGAACTCGAGGGACGGACGCCGGAGATGAGCGACCTCGCTCAATTGACGTACACCGAACAGGTGGTCAAGGAGTCGATGCGGCTCTTCCCGCCCGTTCCGGCCATCGTCCGCGAGGCGGTTTCACTCGACACCGTCGGCGGCTACGAGATCCCCGCTGGGGCGACTGTCCACATGAGTCAGTGGGTCGTCCACCGCGATCCGCGCTGGTACGACGATGCCCGCACCTTTCGACCCGAACGCTGGACCAGCGAGATGGAGTCCGAACTTCCGCGTCTGGCGTATTTCCCGTTCGCGGCCGGCCCAAGACGGTGCATCGGTGACCGCTTTGCCATGCTCGAGGCCCGCCTCTTGCTGGCGACGATCTATCAGCACTACCATCTCGAACTGGTCTCCGATCGCACGCTCGAGGTGATCCCGACCGTAACGTCGCGGCCGAAAGAGGACGTCGTAATGGTTGCCCACGAACGATAA
- a CDS encoding SRPBCC family protein: MSLKAAFETGENDATLDSASTATQWKRIASTIIGGGLVVIGLKKRSISGSVATIAGGWLLYRGLTGNKRTTSKRETSVVRDSADAIETEGDSEIGIDSDTDADADTTPDRVLDSATGGGSSSIAARIRSKMNTDPPRVERSITVGKSPEELYELWLEPGTIEQLMGQEDGMVAVNADDGRWEWTVSGPLEGVLTWETELIEEEPNESLRWESVNGDRVSVDGTVEFRPAPADRGTEVTLRLEVDHPGGSLGNGVLNGIGIVPRMLESKALNRFKSLAETGEIPSLETNPSGRGTGDLL; encoded by the coding sequence ATGTCACTCAAAGCTGCCTTCGAAACCGGCGAAAATGACGCGACGCTCGATTCCGCGAGTACAGCCACTCAGTGGAAGCGGATTGCATCCACCATAATCGGTGGCGGTCTCGTAGTTATCGGGCTCAAGAAACGCTCGATAAGCGGATCGGTCGCCACGATTGCTGGCGGGTGGCTCCTCTATCGAGGACTCACCGGAAACAAACGTACTACGTCGAAACGCGAAACCAGCGTTGTGAGGGATTCTGCAGACGCCATCGAGACCGAGGGCGACTCCGAAATCGGAATAGACTCCGACACCGACGCTGACGCCGACACGACTCCCGACCGCGTTCTGGATTCGGCGACCGGAGGCGGTTCTAGCTCTATCGCTGCTCGAATTCGATCCAAAATGAACACGGACCCGCCACGAGTCGAACGCTCGATTACGGTGGGAAAATCACCCGAGGAACTCTACGAACTGTGGCTCGAGCCGGGAACGATAGAACAGCTCATGGGCCAGGAAGACGGGATGGTGGCGGTGAACGCGGACGACGGACGCTGGGAGTGGACGGTTTCCGGCCCCCTCGAGGGGGTGCTCACGTGGGAAACCGAACTCATCGAGGAAGAACCCAACGAGTCCCTGCGCTGGGAATCCGTCAACGGCGATCGCGTCTCGGTCGACGGAACGGTCGAGTTTCGGCCCGCACCGGCCGATCGGGGCACGGAAGTGACGCTCCGGCTGGAAGTCGACCATCCCGGCGGTTCGCTCGGTAACGGAGTCCTCAACGGGATCGGCATCGTTCCGCGAATGCTCGAGAGCAAGGCGCTCAACCGCTTCAAGAGTCTCGCCGAGACAGGAGAGATACCGTCGCTCGAGACCAACCCGTCCGGTCGAGGAACGGGAGACCTGCTGTGA